A region of Lycium barbarum isolate Lr01 chromosome 1, ASM1917538v2, whole genome shotgun sequence DNA encodes the following proteins:
- the LOC132606014 gene encoding uncharacterized protein LOC132606014, with translation MEKAKAFLELTREESDRVSSIAFPPHRVGSECSFYEYYALRGIRVDRVEPGQVFCTFKVPPRLTDREGKLASGAIANLVDEVGGAVVYVEGLPMNVSVDMSISFLSTAKADDELEIIGRVLGQKGGYKGTSVLVKNKTTGELIAEGRHSLFGKHVSKM, from the exons ATGGAGAAAGCGAAAGCTTTTCTTGAATTGACCCGAGAAGAATCGGACCGGGTTTCATCTATTGCCTTTCCCCCTCACCGGGTCGGTTCAGAGTGTAGCTTCTACGAGTATTATGCCCTCAGAGGCATCCGGGTTGACCGAGTTGAACCGGGTCAAGTTTTTTGCACCTTCAAAGTTCCTCCTCGTCTCACT GATAGAGAAGGGAAGTTAGCATCTGGTGCTATTGCCAATCTAGTTGATGAAGTTGGGGGTGCGGTAGTCTATGTGGAGGGTCTTCCAATGAATGTATCAGTGGACATGTCCATATCATTTCTTTCAACTGCGAAGGCTGAT GATGAGTTGGAGATCATTGGTCGAGTCTTGGGTCAGAAGGGAGGATATAAAGGAACAAGTGTACTTGTGAAAAATAAAACGACTGGGGAGCTCATTGCTGAGGGCCGGCATTCATTATTCGGTAAACATGTTAGTAAAATGTGA
- the LOC132606022 gene encoding protein OCTOPUS-like: protein MTRTTSHTRTRTRTQTRRLSSCYRHPSEPVTGICPACLRERLSGLDPSFGPEPALFSPDLRRCRSVTAATCQGEGSSEPRRRSCDDRSSRNNTLENLLRVDGGLTNVESKNLGLTNLSDNVCRSIVEHKDNGEVRVCSNALVRIVDVEEGNTQDGDFKTMKEFIDLELHTKNNKLRDFKDIAVNFREATSVFSKKLQKWRQKQKEKKVNSKLIGYKSKDNRSEIGECVIGRRSCDIEPRFSVDEGPRISIDEPSRASWDGYMVARTIPRLTPMLSGVENVLLGNGSVGFDKHRASLDGQMQAIVEDESISSGGSGQSNSDSSSSQRGSSFDRSSSVRSFGKRTLDLDMSNSSPAHVKLVITERELKDWHLKNSIKDEPLNKYESFSKNGNVAESCDPKKGSTKKSARWREMFNLFGNKQKLNNNKGETRKGQGESVISITDTNEKQGEKGYDNVKEAAQWRLTRSSSIIGARKSCSSSYIPARNSCSSTFDQPRNSCDMTELNYSKKKVAERAAASANFGRDASMLERNKSVKYSSNDIDNGTLPFYLMPLRTSRSREFSENKLPKPLHATGNALH, encoded by the coding sequence ATGACTCGCACCACTTCCCATACCCGTACCCGAACCCGAACCCAAACCCGCCGTCTTTCCTCTTGTTACCGTCACCCATCAGAACCGGTCACCGGTATCTGCCCCGCATGCCTTCGTGAACGCCTCTCCGGTCTTGACCCTTCTTTCGGACCCGAACCCGCTTTGTTTTCTCCGGATCTACGTCGTTGTAGGTCTGTTACTGCTGCCACGTGTCAAGGTGAAGGTTCATCTGAGCCACGTCGGAGATCTTGTGATGATAGGTCCTCAAGAAATAATACTCTTGAAAATCTTTTAAGAGTTGATGGTGGATTAACAAATGTTGAATCGAAGAACCTGGGATTGACAAATTTGTCTGATAATGTTTGTCGGTCAATAGTGGAGCATAAAGATAATGGAGAAGTTAGGGTTTGTTCTAATGCATTGGTGAGAATAGTAGATGTAGAAGAGGGTAATACTCAAGATGGAGACTTTAAGACAATGAAAGAGTTCATTGATCTTGAACTTCACACGAAAAATAACAAGTTGAGGGATTTTAAAGATATTGCTGTGAATTTCAGGGAAGCAACTTCAGTCTTTAGTAAGAAATTGCAGAAATGGAGACAAAAACAGAAGGAAAAGAAGGTTAATAGCAAGTTGATAGGTTATAAATCGAAGGATAATCGGTCTGAGATTGGGGAATGTGTAATTGGTAGGAGATCTTGTGATATAGAACCTCGATTTTCAGTTGATGAAGGTCCGAGGATTTCGATTGATGAGCCTAGTAGAGCTTCTTGGGATGGATATATGGTAGCTAGGACTATTCCAAGGCTAACACCAATGTTATCGGGTGTTGAAAATGTGCTTTTAGGGAATGGAAGTGTTGGGTTTGATAAGCATCGAGCATCGCTTGATGGGCAAATGCAGGCTATAGTAGAAGATGAGAGTATAAGTTCTGGTGGATCAGGGCAGTCCAATTCGGATTCTTCTTCGTCACAAAGGGGAAGTAGTTTTGATAGGTCTAGTTCTGTTCGGAGTTTTGGCAAGAGGACATTGGATTTGGATATGTCAAATTCATCTCCTGCTCATGTTAAGTTGGTTATTACAGAGAGGGAATTGAAAGATTGGCACTTGAAAAATTCTATCAAAGATGAGCCTTTGAATAAGTATGAATCATTTTCCAAGAATGGAAATGTTGCTGAAAGTTGTGACCCCAAGAAGGGTTCCACCAAGAAGTCAGCTAGGTGGCGAGAAATGTTCAATCTCTTTGGTAACAAGCAGAAACTCAATAACAATAAGGGAGAAACCCGAAAAGGACAAGGAGAAAGTGTTATTTCAATCACTGATACTAATGAGAAGCAAGGAGAAAAGGGTTATGATAATGTAAAAGAGGCTGCTCAATGGAGGCTTACACGCAGCAGCAGCATTATTGGGGCTAGAAAATCGTGCAGCAGCTCTTATATTCCTGCTAGGAATTCCTGCAGCAGCACTTTCGATCAGCCTAGGAATTCGTGTGACATGACTGAATTAAATTACAGTAAGAAGAAAGTCGCTGAACGTGCTGCTGCCTCTGCTAACTTTGGCAGGGATGCTTCTATGCTGGAGAGGAACAAGAGTGTCAAATACTCTTCGAATGACATTGATAATGGTACGTTGCCATTTTATTTGATGCCATTGAGGACTTCTAGGAGTCGTGAATTCAGTGAGAATAAGCTACCAAAGCCCCTGCACGCCACTGGCAATGCTTTGCACTGA
- the LOC132617792 gene encoding AT-rich interactive domain-containing protein 2-like: MQNAEELTNPTVEEKSDRLDLIYDVRDKLVIPVGPRFQADVPDWAGSQNEGKCKYKEDESDTSKWLGTPVWPTDNNLENKEVNEELIGKGRTESCPCESPGSVECVKTHVKEERMKIKSELGTAFNAWNFDEMGGEVSNLWNAEEQEKFSSLVKMNRISKSKSFLKPALASFPCKNRKNIIDYYFNVHVPQRISSQTRSDCKVIDTDDEEGEEEVSTAKGSRKRNRTKTGVSPSSKSIKKKYLTGRR; encoded by the coding sequence ATGCAGAACGCAGAAGAACTAACGAATCCGACCGTTGAGGAGAAATCAGATCGGTTGGATCTCATCTATGATGTTCGCGACAAATTGGTAATCCCAGTAGGACCCAGGTTTCAGGCTGATGTTCCAGATTGGGCTGGCTCTCAGAATGAGGGTAAATGCAAGTATAAAGAGGACGAATCGGATACTTCTAAATGGCTTGGTACACCGGTATGGCCAACAGACAACAACCTAGAAAACAAGGAAGTTAACGAGGAGTTGATTGGGAAAGGGAGAACCGAATCTTGTCCTTGTGAGTCCCCTGGATCTGTTGAATGTGTTAAAACTCATGTTAAAGAAGAAAGGATGAAGATTAAGTCTGAACTGGGGACAGCCTTTAATGCCTGGAATTTTGATGAGATGGGAGGAGAAGTTTCCAACTTGTGGAATGCTGAGGAACAAGAAAAGTTCAGCTCCCTCGTTAAGATGAATCGGATATCTAAAAGTAAAAGCTTCTTGAAACCAGCATTAGCATCTTTTCCTTGCAAGAATAGGAAAAACATCATCGACTATTACTTCAATGTTCACGTTCCTCAGCGTATCAGCTCACAGACTAGGTCAGATTGTAAAGTAATTGACACTGATGATGAGGAGGGGGAAGAGGAGGTCTCTACTGCCAAAGGTTCTCGGAAAAGAAATCGAACAAAAACAGGTGTCTCCCCTAGTTCTAAATCTATAAAGAAAAAGTACCTAACTGGTCGACGATGA